The sequence GgcactaagctcaaatccacttactcgagCTAAGCGCAAGGGTGGCACTAAGTGCAACGTCGcaaattcagagcctatttaaagcctatcttgtgcagaattagggtaaaaTAGACACAACACCTTACAACAGATTTTACACAGAAGATTGGCACAGAattccagagcacaccacagtgcctatttaGGGAAAAGAGCtttggaggcagcaagagggcAGCTTTTGCaaagatacctaggttttgtagtCTCATTATTATTAGGGGGTTTTCTGTAATGGCttgctaaacacccttgttggggatttctaaagaaaaactgatgtaattattttaatatctaattgattgtgtttcttgtgttcaatgcttcttttagTGCTTAAATTTCGTATGCTCTTGGTTtgatcaaccatttgtgtgcCTGGTTAGGTgattttagcattgggaaatgtattgtttccttagaacttgaatgaagcataattgaaacttagtcttacaagagggatctgtggattaagttttggttttaaatgtgttgttacaataatgttgtttggtctaagtctagtccaacaagagggatctgaggacaaagcttaggctaaattagtctaaactttcgtaagctatttatgctaagtctagtccaacaagagggatctgaggatgaagcttagtttaagttagtctaaacctaggagggctgtctaaattaagcctagtccaacaagagggatctgaggacgaagcttggattaattcagtctaactagggatcgaggtttagtaatttaggatatagcatagaacacaaaagcatgattgactagagaaacatctttatatacatcagctggtttgttagaaagacccaacacttttaCCTACTGTTGTCAAccttacttacttgcattttattgtttttagcctagacttagtttaattatgttctaaatcatcaattatcaatgtttctttcaacaatgtcttatttctgaatttaaccctgtctaagactagttccctgagttcgataatCGGATTCAttcgttttaatttttaaatacttgacgatccagTGTGCTTTCCAGCAAACTGGATTttccttgaacatatttgtataaagaaaaagtggaccaaaaagtaattgcaggggaaatccaacatgCAACAACCTAAAGGTTTTGAggtggaaggaaaggaaatttttttttatagattgaaGAGGTCTTCTTATGGACTAAAGCGTTGTGTAACTTGTAATTCATAAATGTTATCAAAGCAAGGTGGAGATTGTTGGACGATGGATGATATAAATAAGGTGGAGAACAACACTAGTCATCTAACCCAACACTCTTGTCTTCTATATTAGTCGTCTAATCTTCTTTGGTTTAGTGGAGCATCCAGTCATGTAGAAGGGAGCGTCCAGTCTGGTGGTTCATTAGCATAAGTTgtgttataattataactattttctcttttttcattgtAACCGTGTTTGGTTAGATAGTTAGTTGTTGTCTCCTATATAAGGAGCTTTGTATTCTGGGTTCAAAGAGCCAAGAGTGTGCTTTGAACCCCTTCAgtgtaaattttgttattcacaATAAACTTAACAATTTTGTGCAAtctctctcttctccttctatCATTTAAACTTCTCTATTTGAATAGAATTTTCTGGAATCTTCCCAACACTTCTTAAcccaagaacaagaagaaagcTCTCACAATAGATAAATAGTCAATTTGATTGATTTGCAAGTTTTATCTTGGAATTACAAGAGGTTCCTATTTATAGGCTATGCTAAGCCGCCCTTAAAACAAAAGAAGTAAATTTCCACTAACAATCCCACTAAACATTCATGGCCCACTAACATTTACTTCTCACTAACAATCACAATGGCTCGTTAGGTTCCACTAGTCATCATAATGGCTTAGGAAGGAAGTCTACAAACACTAAAATATGACctagaaaatatgaaaaagacataagaacttATTCCAAAAAATAAGCACGAAAATTACATGGAAAATGGAAAAATAGGATTGATTAAGTATTCAACCAAAAGCTAAGTAATCCACCCAAATAAACTTCAGTCCACTTACGAATCTTGAGTATTCAGTTAGACTAATTTTTCTCCAAAATAATGTCTTGAAGCTTGCTAAAATAATCTTGAAATTGTAGATATGATCGAGACAAATCTTGGATCAAGCTTTGATTTAGCTAAACCTTCTTTAGCTTTCACCTTCATCATTAAGCTTTGAAAAGTCTTTTTGCTTGTTTTAGCTATTTGCGTTGGCTTTTTGCCCACACAGAAAAGCTTATGCAAATCAGTTGTATTCTTGTAGTGCACtaattaagaaagttagttaattaaatttaattgcatCAATCGCAATGAAAAACTAGGTTTTCCCCTAACTTACCCTTCATTGGAACTTGATTCCAAGAATAAAAAGAAGTCATTGGAACTAAAACCTTAATTAAATGAAGGGTATTTTAGACatagttatattaaataaagtaaaattaattaaaaaatttatatttgagaccaagaaagaaaatgatgttatatatatatatatatatatataggaaaaagTAGTGAAGTTACGTGCGATTAATTTGCAAAACAAATTGTTAAAGTgtaactttcaaataatacttATTAAAATGGTATGTTCTCTCTGTATCAAATATTCCATCAACAACTCTATAGATCTTCTTGAAATGGATCATCACCATCAAAACATCACGGGATTTGAATCCTACACTTCTCATTATTcaagaaaaatacaataataccattaattaaattttcaccAACCATTTCTCAACTGCAGCATCTCCCTTCTCCTTTCTCTCAACCCTAACACCCCTCGCGACAACATCTCCCTTGACGACACACCCTCGCAACGAAATCCCTTCCTTGACAGCACCCCTCCTTCAAAGGCACCTCCTCCCCCAACGACTCCCCTCCGTGTTGCAACGGCTCCTCCTTCCACAACTAACTAATGCCATGTTTGAGATAGAAATATACAAATCCAAATCCCTATTTCTATCCTATTGATGAAGAACAATAGTATATCCAAAAAAGAGAACTTGTGATCGAATCCTAATACAATGAAAACAGAGGAAAAAATATGAAGAGAATGGAATAAGAATTATGAAGAGGAAGCAAGAATGTACCTTCTTGTCGATAGTGGAGTTCTGAAGTGCAACGAAAACTATTGTTGAGCTTCTAGAATGGCCTTCCGTAAGCAAAAAGTGCTTTTGTATATTCTAGAAATCATTCCAAAAGcattttttgcaaaaatattAATGGAATAAGAATTATGAAGAGGAAGCAAGAATGCACCTTCTTGTCGACAATGGAGTTCTAAAGTGCAACGAAAACTATTGTTGAGCTTCTAGAATGGCCTTCCGTAAGCAAAAGGTGCTTTGTATATTCTAGAAGTCATTCCAAAATGCCTTTCGTGAGAATTATATAATGCTTATAGAAAAGTCATTCCAAAAGCATTTTTTGCTTACGGAAAAGCCATTCTGAAAGTGTATTTTGTATATTCTAGAAAGGAGGTTTCTAGAAGCAACAACTACAATCCAGAGTAGCCTTTCCAGAAGTGTATTTTGTATCATTTGAAAAGGGGGTTTCAAAAGCTCTATTTTGGCTTATGGAATGACCATTCCAGAAGCAATATTTGAAATCTGAAATAGTCTTTCCAGAAGTACATGTTGTATCTTTTAGAATGGTGTTCTAGAAAGCactattttttgttacaaaaaaggTATTCCATAAGACGTTTCCTTCTAAAAGGGTGATTCGGTAAGAGTATTTATACTCTTACAGAACGTCTATTCTGGAAACAGGTCTCGAACTCATATAAAAATGCAATAAAATGTAGCTACAGAGTAGAGAGttagagaaagagaaggatTTCTGCAACATCGATTTGGACTTGCTTTGGACCTTCGATGGTTGTGAGAAGAACGAGAAAGGGAAGGGTCTAGACTTGTGTCGGCTGTAGGCTAAAGAAGACGAAGAAGGGAAACAGAGGAAGAAGATAGAAAAGGTAGGTTggggttttaaaaaaatgggagGTGCAAAATGTAGTAAGGGAGGAGTGAAATTCAATTGCCAAACAACTGCACGTGCAAGTAATTCCTCATTGGAGAGTTCATCATATTAGAGCCCATATATATGCATTCTACTGCACCATtcataatcatatataattCTGCATGCTCCTAGACACatacaattattttgtttttttctttctttttttgaggAAAGTCTAGACATATACAGTGTAACGTCCGaaattgtatttttcattttatattttgagaatGTTTTTCTTTACTCTTTAGAATTTTAGGAgattaaattacaaaactaaCTTTTAAAGTTTTTAGTGATACAAACttaaagaaatgaaatttattCACAATGAAGTATGaagcataattattagaaaaataataaaatattttaatttggaagaaattatatttttgagttGCAAACTTTTTATAActctaaaaatgataattttaatagaaattaattagagatttaaattgattatatcttactttatattatatatatgatggGGGATCAACTTACTCTAAAAATAACTCTTCTAGAATTACTCCTCATTCTCactatttattttcttgaaatctaATGGATAAGATTAGCTATTCATTACAATCCTTAGATTTCAAGAAAATTAATTGTAGGAATGAATTACTCTTAGAGTAAGTCGATCtctcctcttctctctctctctctctatacgTGTATATATGTGTTGAATGTTTTgtgtttatgtgtgtgtgtgtgtgtctaatAAGTTTTACGGTATTAgtcaatcaaaattataaatgacttttgtaaaagttaaccaattaacatattaattagacatgataatttatgattagattACTGTGTAAAAATCCTTTACACTACCAATGCATATCatttgctctctctctctctctctctctctctcacacacagaCATATGATATGAGGGATTTGCATATGCATCTTGTGTCATGTGACTTTTCTTTCCTACACTACTCATTGTTACCACGACCACCACTACTATCGTTGTTGTTGCCTCTACAAATGTTGTCACCACTACTACCACCATTGTTGTCATTGCATCACTATTACTGTCATTACCATCAATGATACCGATGACAATTGTGGTGGTGATGACAACGGTGGAGGCAAAGGCAATAGTTGTTGTGACGACGATGGCAATGGTAGTGTTAGAGATAAAGGTATAATAGTGATGGCTATGATAGTGATGGTGACGACAATGATGATAGTGATAACAACAATGATAATGGTGTCAACAACAATGATGATTGTGATAGTGAGAAAGAGAAGTCACATGGCATAAGATGCACATCTTATTCTTCATAGTTTGATCTTAGCagaaaaacactaaaaattagGAGTAACTCCAAAGACTTACCCTTGTAGCAAGTGATTCCTCTTCATTCTTTCTTTATCTAGTCTATGTGTATGAGAAAGTATTACTTATCATTTTGGAGGCATGAGAAGCTagaaaaatttatgtttttcattctCAATTATGTTATCAATATAATCTTTACAcctatatcttttatttttctctattcaaCACATACTAGAAATATGTGGTCACCTTATAAAAGagttataacattaattattgttgttgatTTTGTAATTAATCCATCTTAAAAGAATGCTCGATGAGGCTAACAATGTCGAGGGTACAGAATTGCTAGGGGAGGGGCGTAGTGGGAATTGCTAGGGGAGGGGCGTAGTGGGAGGCCGCAAGGGCTGGTAGACTTGTTGTTGCAGTGGGGGCTAGGGCTtcttgaaaatgatgaagatggGTTTTATGAAATGGCGACATTGAGGGGAGAGTGAAGGTGACCAAAAGATGTCATTGAAAGTTTAACATTGAATAAAGATAAGTGTGTCACATCAAAAATCATTTGGTCAATGTTGAGAGTTTAATGGTCAACTAAAGTCAattgatgaaaaaattaaaatcatccaTTTAAGATATTAAGAGaccaaattttacaattaaaaattagaggaatgatgttcatgaattttttaaattagaggatcaaaattataatttaacctcaATTACATCGAATTGAAAGTTTACATGTATATTGTAAACCGACATACACTTCAAATCAATACAATATATGATGAATTACATCCACACAAATCTTTATTTAATAGACTTGATTTTCAGCCATCAAGTCATGCTAGTTTCTtcataatattttgtttgataGCCCAGCCCAACACTAGGATCTCCAATATTGAAACACCTAATACCCTACCTTCGGACCCCCAATATATTGAAAGACTCAAACAACATCATTGTGAAGAACCTCCTTCACTAATCGATGGAAATCATTATATGATGATCCTCCCATATCAGTGGCTTctattgctttctttttccactCCAGACACTTTTGTCTCATTTCCTTCCCCCTTTCTCCGGTTATCATTTCTTTCACAAGTGTTGTCACCTCCTCCCTTTTTACATCATCTTTAATATCCATTCCTATCCCCCAAGTTGTGCATATGTACCTGCAATTTGTTTGTTGTTCAGCAAAGAAAGGCCAACCTATCATAGGGACACCCCCACTTATACCTTCTAGTGTAGAATTCCAGCCACAATGAGTTAGGAAAACCCCAACTGATGGATGAGACAGCACTTGCTCTTGGGGGCACCAACTTGTTATGTATCCTCTATCTTTAACCTCATCTAAGAAGTCTTGTGGCAATTGTGTGGACTCACCCATTACCAAATCTGGCCTTTTTATCCACAAAAATGGTAAATTGCTATTTGCTAGTCCCCAagcaaattctttcaaatgatcCTCGGACATCACAGTAATACTTCCATAATTCACATATATGACTGAGGAAGGTTCCCATTGGTCTAGCCATTGGATACATTTTGAGTCATTTTTCCAAAGATTTGACCCACTCACCTTGAAGCCCTTGTCTTTATCAGGAAAATGCCTTCCTAACAATTGAAGTGGaccaatgttatatatatttgggTTCTGAGCCATAAGGGCATTGAGAACTTCACTTTCCAATTCTTGGATGGTGTTAATTATGATTGAAGATGATTTCATGCAGGTTTTTGCTTCTATACCAAAGCAAATAAAACTGGTTTCATCTAGAGTGGTAGTTCTCACGAAACTTGGACAATCTCTGATTCGCATATTTTTCATTCCAGATATCCAGTCTAGATTTGTATCCAATGACCCATCAGTAGTGAAACTTTCATCTgaaattttgaacaaaaatattattacattaaacGAGTTGaatattttagtcatttttcaaaaattattttttggatttctTTTACTTTGATACGAATGCCATATTATCATTTTTGGTGCTGAATGAGGTgagaaataaaatgtttttcgtTCATTCTAATTAAGAAATAATCACCAATTTTCAAGCTTATccatattaaatttctttttatatctttaatttatttttaactctaTTTACTAACATTCACTTATTGTATTATGAATACTAATATTAAATGTGACTTtcatttataagaataaaatttaaaggtatttttagaataaaatttaaatttatgattttgataatttatcttacgtttcttatatataatatcagagatataaaaatgaaatcttTTATTAGATTATGatgcaaatttaaaaataaaaatgtattcatTAATTGACTAATTTGGTGTAAACTatgtataaaatatcatttttattacattgagattaataaatatatacctacattcattttttttacttcaatacatgtatataaatatcaagagctttttgtgctatcttttataattatattttatcgtGTAAGTTGTGTAGTTATTAAATTCGATTCGAACTGACTGGTCGACTAGATGACCCGAGAATAATTGGACTCTCAATGAGTCTGAACCACTTATTGGATGTGTTCTCCAAATGACCTGGTACAATTCAgtgtagcattttttttatcatgcattttcttttttacaattttaacatcatttatattagaaaaataaatttataccttacacttttattgtttataaatttacttatattttttaccaAGTATAACCATATCTTGAAATGTAAGATGATAAAGCTGTTATCCTCTTCATTTTTTCCTTGACTAATTTGCATGTATTAGATTATGTTTGTCATTATACaataataatacatattttaaattctaacttaattttttttatatatactaaattcaaaaaaatatgttgcatgttcaaaattttaaacaagttcataattatgtttttaaatatgttgaattttattaaattttaaatctcaAGTGTATAAGTTTAcatgttattaaattatttatatttttataatatagacTAGCTTATATAGGTTAATTAATGACTCACTAGATTGATCCCTGATCTAATGACTCAACATCCTGACCGAATCAATCACTTGTCCAAGTCTGATAACCCTGATACGTTGAGTTGAAATCACTCTCTTTGTGGTCCCGTTGAAAGAGTGTGACGTATTATTATGCTACCAATTTTATGAGATGTTATTTTGAacctaaatataaattttatatatatatatatatatatataaaatccaggtaaaaataattaaatttagtttttgaacCTAACATCAAAATTACATGACTTAGGTACAATTAATTAAACATCCTCTAATCAATTTAGTTTAGAGTGTTTTTGGATAAAttgcttaattaattaagtatttatttaatatacttATCAAATAAGTATATAAGTATTTAAGTATAATTTGTTTCTGTAAGTAATGGAAGagatcataaaaatatttattcaagttGTAAGCTATTTAATTTATgatcaaaacaacaaaatattttcataatatctCCCATAGGACAATACATACTAGATACAAACCACGTGATTAATATGAAATACAAATTCCAgcaaaaacaaagattttgagactttaaatttttattctcaCTCAAATAAACGAAATAACATTTAATTCTGTAAAATTGTAATGTCATCTTAACTagcatatttttataatttacatttttttttaattattagtctttcaaagatttaaaatttatcatattattcatCTAAAAAACTTGTCACTAAATTATTccctaaaaattttaaaatgttatcatATTCATTTTATGTTAGACTTTGATTCCtacagataaaaaaatcacttcaagattaatcattgtatttatATGTGGGGAAACCATCTATTTAGTCAGAGAATTGTTTCTCTCTATACACATAATTCTCTTGGGCTAGTGATAGTCATATACCATAAGTGATATTAGTCTTTGATCAGGTGGATTGAGAAACATACGCCTtggattcaccaaaaaaaatagagacaaaAATCTAAGAAAATAATATGACAACATTCTTTTACAATTAAATCCAAaagtgataattttaatttgtaagaaAATATCTAAGGAACTAATATGACAacacccccctccccccccccccaaaagaTCTTTAATAAACTGACttcatgattaatttttttttaaagtataatataataacatgTATACCTTTAAAGGATATCTTTAAAGGACCTACTAGATTTGATGCAGTAAGAATGATGTGTCACTCTGTATCCTAGTCAAATCTTGAGACTAATTTCTTTCACAGAGTATGGTTGTTGTTGACTCAAGAAGATTATACACATATGATGAGAATCAAACACGAATACTCATATTAAATAGATTATTCCCCTCATATAAATGCAAAAGAGCTTTATACCAGTGGATTAATCCTTTGATTGTTTTTACTTTGTCCTTTCatgttagttttattattattgttattattgtgtTGTATGTAGTAAGAGATATACTGTTACATCTAGTGTGCAAATTTTGAGTCTCCCTGTGTAAAATGTTAATGGAAAGATTTGATTTGATGAGTATTAATTAGgtcagtattaaaaaaaaagtgagagaaaattaataattaaacaataatcaCCTTGGAAGGGAATAATGCCTCTTTCGACAAGCTCATCAAATTGCAAGTATCCCATTAAACCACAAGCTGAGGCTGTCCAAAATTGTTGTTCAGAAATGTCCAAATCCCTTGCCACTTTCCCTGCAAAGCCCATTAGCCCATCATAGATGATAGAGGTAACCAAAGGCACTTCATGTGAAGCATTGAGCTTCTTCACAAGCTCTTTGAGTGGCTCATAACAATGTTTTCTAGTTGCATCACACAATGCTGCAATGCTTTGTGTTGCATCTTTGTCAGATGGAGGCAACCCATCTGGTATGGTCTCAAATCGAAAATGAGGTTGTCCCTTGACAAATTCTTGTCCAAGAGACTTCACCAAACGCTTGTGGTTGAACTCGGTGTTCACAAAGGTTATGTGGAAACCGGTGCAAAGAAGGAGTTTGCTTAGTTGCATAAAAGGGTTCACGTGGCCTTGTGCTGGGAATGGCACACAAACAACATGAGGCTTTTGAGAACGAGAAACgcccattttttgtttttttttttttctaattgtgAAGGTGAAGAAGGATTTGGGTGTGGCATGAGTTCCCAAAGATTCTCTTATTTATAATGATGCCAAGAAATCAACTGTAGTTGAATTGTTTACGAGGACCCTACCATCAAAGAAATTAGTGCGATAGGTATCACGtggtggaaaatattttcttctaatTCAAAGTTAAAATGTGTATtctttattaattatgttttttaaagatAAGAATAAGTTTtcatgaaaaactaaaaattccattacttttatttttttattcttatattttagaaaattatctTTTACTCGATCAATTTTCTTTATGAACTTTACAAGTTTTTAATGTAGAGAGTTTGTTGTTcggtttttattttatgttttttaacgTTATTACTACAATTATTTTGTTGCTATATGTTACTACCTGGTTGTCTCTATATATGTAGTTCTTTGCTCAAAAAATAAACATGGGAAAATACAACACATCAAGCAATAAAATATACATGGCTCAAACAATAGATATTTTGCTTATCTCTTCTCTACaaaattctattattatttaaaatatattttggagtAATGGTGTTCTTTGGTTTCGGAATCCTTCGCTACACACGATCGGTCTAATAtgtatcttgggagaggagtGCATTATAATTTACTACCAATGCATTGGAACGTTTTCTCCTCAACACATAGCACACTACAACCTAGGCTTTTTCTAAACTCTcctttgttattatatttattttttgtattaagtattgttataaaaattatgtgtattgattatatatgaaataattccactattatgttttttgttttggtttccaaattattttttttctaacaatcTTAAAGAGAAAATTTTGTCTTATTCCTTTCTACCAATAATACGTCTACCATGGATATACTTGTgagtaaaacattttctttaaaaataatatatatataattcacatgctatatttatttaaatataggAGGATATTTTGAATATCTATATATGTCAAGTTATATTTGAACATTGATGTTTATTGAGCATGAGTTATATATAGTAAAATTGTTTACTTGTACACAATGACATCATTAGAGtctcttgagtttttttttttttttgtaaataaatagttgtgatattagtttatttaaaagtggaaaaattaaatctttttaatGTGTTACTAAGCCACATGGATTCTATATtattgtgatatatatatatataagttccTCTATGATGTacaattattgtttattaattaggATTGGCAAAGAATTTGCAATTGGAAATATAAATGCATTGGGAGTTTACTTGAAACTTATGACTCCTCTATTTGTGTCTACATACATGAATTATAATTGATATTGATATGGATTAATGTTCTACTAATGTGATGTTACATTGGTAGTCTATCACTACTAGTATTCTTGTAGtagcaaagttttttttttcactatgtTTCTATTATTAATATGGTGTTTCAGTGTTTCATGAATTTCTTTTAATTGCTcttgattaaaatattaaagcaaaaatattttaagcatGATTATGCATGTGATATGTTGACTGCCTCTACTTCTTATAGATAATTTTGGTTATATCCTATGATCGATGCTACTTTTTCAATGCTTTTAATTATTCTCATGTTATGTtatgcaattattatatatgatgaaCTAAATTCAATATATATCCGTCTTACTATGTTTGAATTTACAGTTTGGGAAAGATGAATTCATCTTAGTCTTTGTGTTCATGAATTGAAGTGTATTtgaatatcttaaaatatttgacTGTTTTTTTGACTGATTAATGATCAGGAAATGGAGACAAGGATCGTTCATTGATTGGCCTTTAGTTTAATGCATGATATCAAGGTTGTGAAATGAGGGCTTCTCGTTTGGTTTGATCAGGACACTTCTTATTGTTAAACTTGGTGACatgaataacatttatttttttatgtttttcaaccGATTtgccttttttaatttaataatatgttaaatgaTACTCTTTATTTCTTAAACTTGAATTATAATATTTCAATCATGTGAACTTACAATTTGATGTGTTCACCaattcataaattatattatgttcATAAAGTTAGACTGAGTATAGAATTGAAGGTGATGACTTTATTgatgtataaattttattatgctCTTCGACATATTATTATAGTTCTTATGTACTTCTCAATGAGTATAAGCTTGTGCTCCTAGCTATGcttt comes from Glycine soja cultivar W05 chromosome 20, ASM419377v2, whole genome shotgun sequence and encodes:
- the LOC114403890 gene encoding linamarin synthase 1-like, yielding MGVSRSQKPHVVCVPFPAQGHVNPFMQLSKLLLCTGFHITFVNTEFNHKRLVKSLGQEFVKGQPHFRFETIPDGLPPSDKDATQSIAALCDATRKHCYEPLKELVKKLNASHEVPLVTSIIYDGLMGFAGKVARDLDISEQQFWTASACGLMGYLQFDELVERGIIPFQDESFTTDGSLDTNLDWISGMKNMRIRDCPSFVRTTTLDETSFICFGIEAKTCMKSSSIIINTIQELESEVLNALMAQNPNIYNIGPLQLLGRHFPDKDKGFKVSGSNLWKNDSKCIQWLDQWEPSSVIYVNYGSITVMSEDHLKEFAWGLANSNLPFLWIKRPDLVMGESTQLPQDFLDEVKDRGYITSWCPQEQVLSHPSVGVFLTHCGWNSTLEGISGGVPMIGWPFFAEQQTNCRYICTTWGIGMDIKDDVKREEVTTLVKEMITGERGKEMRQKCLEWKKKAIEATDMGGSSYNDFHRLVKEVLHNDVV